The stretch of DNA TCTATCGCAGAAGCGCAGGTTTTCCCTATTCCGGTATATTTTGTCTGCCTGAACGGCTTCAGGGTAGTACCCGTACTTTTGGCGGTAATATTCCACCGATTCTTGCAAGGTTACTCCTTCATTGAAGGCATCCCAACTCAGCGTTTCCACGAAGGCGTAGCCATCTACCATACTGATAGCGACTTTCGCGCCGAACTCGACATCAGCCGTGGCCTTACCTCGGACAATGGGACGCACATGCGGCTGGCTGATGCTTACAATGCGATCATTTATCTTGTGTTTGCGGTAGGTATACATATGGAGTTGTTGTTCATAGACCATACGTATGGTGCGCAATGTATCCTGTTGTTTCTGACTCAGACCATGACTATCACCGGCCATAGCTAGTAGGCGGTCTACAGCACTTAGGTTGCGCCTCACATAGCGCAGCTGCTTGCCGATGGCTTTTCGGATAGCTTTTTTACCAGGCTTTCTGTTGTGAACAATGTTAAGGTAGGCTTTACGAGCTATTTGACGATAAGTACGTGGTCTTCTACCTGGCTTACCAAGAGTCTTGTGCACGAGATCGATAATGTTATCCAACTTCTCCCTAGCTTCGTTAAGCAAGGATAAGTCAGTGGGGTAGCGTATGTCTGCCGGGGCGCAGGTGGCATCCAAGATGAGTTTGCCTTTGTTTGCCGGATATACCTCAAAAGAAGAGGCTTTGCTTTTTGGGCTATTTGGTTCTTTCGCGTGCGTTTTTTTGCCACCTGAAGGTGGTTTAGGCTTGTTGTCATCGTCCTTCTTTTGCTCTTCCGCTTTCTTGGCGGCACGACAGATTTCTTCGTTGATATCTTTTAGGGTTTCAGAGCCAAAACGCTTACGAAAGTGGACCATTAGTGAAGAATCAAATGGTGGCCGATCATGGTATTCCCTTAGACCGATGAAGTATTGTAAGTACGGATTCTCAGTGATCTGCTCCACTGTTTCACGGTCACTATAGCCACATTTCTCTTTAATGATTAAGGCACCAAGGGCCATTCTGACGGGTTTAGC from Desulfoscipio gibsoniae DSM 7213 encodes:
- a CDS encoding IS5 family transposase, translated to MFRKVENQYYLEEFILPFEGKLRADNRWVKLAKIIPWESIEERYANLFPSNRGQLAKPVRMALGALIIKEKCGYSDRETVEQITENPYLQYFIGLREYHDRPPFDSSLMVHFRKRFGSETLKDINEEICRAAKKAEEQKKDDDNKPKPPSGGKKTHAKEPNSPKSKASSFEVYPANKGKLILDATCAPADIRYPTDLSLLNEAREKLDNIIDLVHKTLGKPGRRPRTYRQIARKAYLNIVHNRKPGKKAIRKAIGKQLRYVRRNLSAVDRLLAMAGDSHGLSQKQQDTLRTIRMVYEQQLHMYTYRKHKINDRIVSISQPHVRPIVRGKATADVEFGAKVAISMVDGYAFVETLSWDAFNEGVTLQESVEYYRQKYGYYPEAVQADKIYRNRENLRFCDRYNIRLSGPRLGRPLIDKVLQREQRRIERQDASERNAVEAKFGEGKRRYGLARIMARLKETAESVICLQFLVMNLERRLRVLLFFFMRRLFRYNLGFQEPLLYCFN